The Bacteriovorax sp. Seq25_V genome has a window encoding:
- the recR gene encoding recombination mediator RecR, producing MKLPDKILNVVDMFSKVPGIGEKTALRNVLKITTWEPRELMAFSEALRNLAEIQSCKECGAYSDDEICLICSNEKRKHCGDLCVVESITDCLAIERSNQFHGVYHILGGVLNPLLGIGPSELKLDVLEKRVRELGVENLILAISPSVEGDATCGYIKSILPESVSVDRIGFGIPMGGNLDYLDSMTISKALENKRKV from the coding sequence ATGAAATTGCCAGATAAGATTTTAAACGTCGTTGATATGTTTTCTAAGGTACCAGGTATTGGTGAGAAGACAGCTCTTCGTAATGTTTTAAAAATTACAACATGGGAACCTAGAGAACTCATGGCATTTAGTGAAGCACTAAGAAACCTTGCTGAAATTCAAAGTTGTAAGGAATGTGGTGCTTATTCTGATGATGAAATTTGTCTTATCTGTAGCAATGAAAAAAGAAAGCATTGTGGTGATCTGTGTGTTGTAGAGTCAATAACGGATTGCCTCGCCATTGAGAGAAGTAATCAGTTTCATGGAGTTTATCATATTCTAGGTGGAGTATTAAATCCTCTATTAGGGATTGGCCCTAGTGAATTAAAACTCGATGTATTAGAAAAACGAGTGAGAGAACTTGGAGTTGAAAATTTAATCCTGGCAATTAGTCCATCCGTGGAAGGTGATGCGACTTGTGGATATATAAAATCAATCTTACCAGAGAGTGTAAGTGTTGATAGAATTGGTTTTGGTATCCCGATGGGTGGAAATTTAGATTATCTTGATTCGATGACGATTTCTAAGGCCCTTGAGAATAAAAGAAAAGTATAG
- a CDS encoding lecithin:cholesterol acyltransferase domain protein: MTDLDFKLNKHFYENIDLVKNKTSRYKSRISRSKSFLRDATKFSKTDLQNKLKSLTSNPSPREAVFLLRNLLNSGVWIGQSTLRYLVSMIDFTNKGDLAEMTPSQASILKRVSQGNTIEEFSDEEIFKTIYNEIEYSFYYPDHKPMLEIPRLNCTLVLVPGVFNELFSSAAFERAAIHLQEKYGIEYFTPRVNGFKSCEHNAKLLDRQVKSYVRKHPKQKLWFICYSKGGLDSLHFLKENADFANQHILGISTIASPLLGSDHLNSRMFKVLNSVHNFSDTKIYKALNEKTDVMAKEFQKSISSTFQRPWLRKNHEKLPSKLFYTAIGFESEWYQSHVWMMLAKGFLKSNMKNDGVVDAENSLFPYYFDKGTNLGIIRGHHLVGTRSSYFCQEALLESLIIYLNYKGLVS, translated from the coding sequence ATGACTGATTTAGACTTTAAATTGAATAAACATTTTTATGAAAATATTGACCTCGTTAAGAACAAAACGAGTCGGTATAAATCACGCATTTCACGCTCAAAGTCATTTCTTAGAGATGCGACAAAGTTTTCAAAAACTGATCTTCAGAATAAATTAAAATCGCTGACGTCAAACCCAAGCCCGCGAGAGGCGGTTTTCCTTCTTCGAAACCTACTAAACTCTGGTGTATGGATTGGTCAGTCAACTCTTCGTTATCTTGTTTCAATGATCGACTTCACAAATAAGGGTGATCTTGCTGAAATGACACCTAGCCAGGCGAGCATTCTTAAAAGAGTGTCTCAAGGTAATACCATTGAAGAATTTAGCGATGAAGAAATTTTTAAAACTATCTATAATGAGATTGAGTACTCGTTCTACTATCCAGATCACAAGCCAATGCTTGAAATTCCACGTCTTAATTGCACACTGGTATTAGTACCAGGAGTATTTAATGAGTTGTTTTCTTCGGCGGCATTTGAAAGAGCGGCAATTCACCTTCAAGAGAAATATGGTATTGAATATTTCACTCCTCGCGTGAATGGGTTCAAGTCTTGTGAACACAATGCAAAGCTACTAGACAGACAAGTTAAGTCCTACGTTAGAAAACATCCAAAGCAAAAACTCTGGTTTATTTGTTATTCTAAAGGTGGACTTGATTCTCTTCATTTCTTAAAAGAGAATGCTGATTTTGCAAATCAACATATACTTGGAATATCGACTATCGCTTCACCTCTACTAGGCTCTGATCATCTAAACAGTAGAATGTTCAAAGTTTTAAACTCAGTTCATAATTTTTCAGATACAAAAATTTATAAAGCGTTGAATGAAAAAACAGATGTAATGGCAAAAGAGTTTCAAAAATCAATCTCATCTACATTTCAACGTCCATGGCTTAGAAAAAATCATGAGAAACTTCCTAGCAAGCTTTTTTACACTGCAATTGGTTTTGAAAGTGAATGGTACCAAAGTCATGTTTGGATGATGCTTGCCAAGGGTTTTTTAAAAAGTAACATGAAAAATGATGGTGTTGTTGATGCTGAAAATTCTTTATTCCCTTATTATTTTGATAAGGGAACAAATCTTGGAATTATTCGTGGTCATCACTTAGTTGGAACGCGCTCTAGCTATTTCTGCCAAGAAGCGCTTCTAGAATCTTTAATTATATATCTGAACTACAAGGGTCTAGTTTCATAG
- a CDS encoding penicillin-binding protein, whose translation MKEIEKKRIQFIFIFFCLAFTAVIFKALKVQVVDKEHLLSKASKQFFRERKVYPRRGHIYDRNGNPLAINVRTYSIFAIPKNIKSDEAYTKIAKIIPDVNAKELKKNVEERGKFTWIARKVSLTSEQFDELKDIPGVYGEEIPKRFYPNHELAAQVLGFVGVDNDGLSGLEHQFDKELQGEPQIIKYVIDNKGRPVRFVSQNTGDRAKDLYLSIDKDLQAVAEKHLKEAVEEVEAFRGGVGVMNVETGEILAMANYPAFDPNDPTTSESIHRKLPFVSDPFEPGSTFKLLTVASALEHKIVRPNTNYYCEQGRLKVEDHIITEAESRKKFEWLSVSEIVQHSSNVGTTKIAFDLTFPKLKETVVKFNIGEKTGVEVPGESRGIFTDDKNVSPLSLSNISFGQGVATTGIQMMAAYAAIANGGNYVTPTILKVDDPNKVVKKRIISEKTAEELTQMMVETVEKGTATQGRVPYFTIAAKTSTAQRSDASGMYKGYIPGFLGYPVGVENKFVVYVYIDNPAPGKSYYGNTVAGPVFKKVTEFLLYKNKEFEKLAENNEYKNADAFDSVKVTQSSKRTFGNGRIPNFIGLDKKSAQNLADKLGIDLVHSGIGVVTNQSIEAGGTVSKNDVVKLKYTPPTYE comes from the coding sequence ATGAAAGAAATTGAAAAGAAGCGCATACAATTTATTTTTATTTTTTTCTGTTTAGCTTTTACTGCTGTAATATTTAAAGCATTAAAAGTTCAAGTAGTAGATAAAGAGCACTTACTTTCAAAAGCAAGCAAACAATTTTTTAGAGAAAGAAAAGTATATCCGCGTCGTGGACATATTTATGATAGAAATGGGAATCCTTTAGCGATTAACGTTCGTACTTATAGTATCTTTGCGATTCCTAAAAATATCAAATCTGATGAAGCATACACAAAAATTGCTAAAATAATTCCAGATGTTAATGCAAAAGAACTGAAAAAAAATGTTGAAGAAAGAGGTAAGTTTACTTGGATCGCTCGTAAAGTAAGTCTAACTTCAGAGCAGTTTGATGAGTTAAAAGATATTCCTGGTGTATACGGTGAAGAAATTCCAAAAAGATTTTATCCTAACCATGAACTAGCCGCACAAGTTCTAGGATTTGTTGGAGTTGATAACGATGGACTATCTGGTCTCGAACATCAGTTTGATAAAGAACTTCAAGGTGAACCTCAAATTATAAAATATGTAATCGATAATAAAGGTCGTCCCGTAAGATTTGTTTCACAAAATACTGGAGATCGCGCAAAAGACCTTTATTTAAGTATTGATAAAGATCTTCAGGCCGTAGCTGAAAAGCACCTAAAAGAAGCTGTTGAAGAAGTTGAGGCATTTCGTGGCGGTGTTGGTGTAATGAATGTTGAAACTGGAGAGATTCTTGCGATGGCAAACTATCCGGCTTTTGATCCAAATGATCCAACAACAAGTGAAAGTATTCATAGAAAGCTTCCGTTTGTAAGTGATCCTTTTGAACCAGGGTCAACGTTCAAGTTATTAACAGTAGCTTCTGCTCTTGAGCATAAGATTGTAAGACCAAATACAAATTATTATTGTGAGCAAGGTCGACTGAAGGTTGAAGATCATATAATCACTGAAGCAGAATCAAGAAAGAAATTTGAATGGCTTTCTGTATCTGAGATCGTTCAACACTCATCGAATGTTGGTACAACTAAAATTGCATTTGATCTAACATTTCCAAAGTTAAAAGAAACTGTTGTGAAGTTTAATATCGGTGAAAAGACAGGAGTAGAGGTTCCTGGAGAATCGCGTGGTATTTTTACCGATGATAAAAATGTCTCTCCACTTTCTTTAAGTAATATTAGTTTTGGTCAAGGTGTCGCAACGACAGGTATCCAGATGATGGCGGCTTATGCTGCAATCGCTAATGGCGGAAATTATGTTACTCCTACAATTTTAAAAGTCGATGACCCAAACAAAGTAGTAAAGAAGAGAATTATTTCTGAGAAAACAGCTGAAGAATTAACTCAGATGATGGTTGAGACTGTTGAAAAAGGAACAGCAACACAGGGAAGAGTTCCTTATTTTACAATTGCCGCTAAGACAAGTACTGCTCAGAGATCAGATGCTTCTGGTATGTATAAAGGTTATATTCCTGGCTTCTTAGGTTATCCAGTTGGCGTAGAAAATAAATTTGTTGTCTATGTATATATCGATAATCCAGCACCAGGAAAGTCGTATTATGGAAATACCGTTGCTGGTCCTGTATTTAAAAAAGTTACAGAGTTTTTACTTTATAAGAATAAGGAATTTGAAAAACTTGCAGAGAATAATGAATATAAAAATGCTGATGCATTTGATTCTGTAAAGGTAACACAATCATCTAAAAGAACATTTGGTAATGGAAGAATTCCTAACTTTATTGGACTTGACAAAAAATCTGCGCAAAACCTTGCTGATAAATTAGGTATTGATTTAGTTCATTCTGGAATAGGGGTGGTTACGAATCAATCGATAGAGGCAGGGGGAACAGTATCTAAGAATGATGTTGTGAAATTAAAATATACTCCTCCAACTTATGAATAA
- the dnaX gene encoding DNA polymerase III subunit gamma/tau yields MSYQVLARKWRPQKLEDVVGQEHIIRSLQNSLREDRVGHAYIFSGTRGIGKTSVARLFAKSLRCTERLADGNACGKCSACEDFNTSSSMNIIEIDGASNNSVEDVRDLIGNIQYVPTTGKYKVYIIDEVHMLSTSAFNALLKTLEEPPSHAVFILATTEPDKLLGTVLSRCQRFDFRNAEIKDLVAHIKHIASVENIKFENDNLITELAKLGSGSFRDTLSLLDQVLSFSIDGNITEEIFARSLGIARIETMKSIIDGIVNGNVEALSAAYRSALYENVSAKNIAKAILETAFQIVIAKDYKDFNRVSSKISAENFEKIGRAEIYWIYEVLSTDITWAISSMCPEDALELVFRKVALRHEFMAEVQGGAQVAQGKPVTNSVAAPISKSVPVEQPVSKLEVVEAPVEVVKPEAEPIKIVIPMPEPESTTEKIEEVVEEVQAPSIEKEKSNEPKDWNGFLSFLRSVSPAASANLEQGNLLSPISYTAEMLSVELGYPMSSKVFYDYLNEKEAFDKLMNNLSNYFQIDHGKIDLKIQLVGKEEAEEQQFKSKIEIKYEAEQERLKQMETNLVNDPVIKHAETIFNSKVDKITLNDKK; encoded by the coding sequence ATGTCATATCAAGTCCTTGCAAGGAAATGGCGTCCTCAGAAATTAGAAGACGTTGTTGGACAGGAACACATTATTAGATCATTACAAAATTCTCTAAGAGAGGATCGAGTTGGTCACGCATATATCTTTTCAGGAACTCGTGGGATTGGAAAAACATCGGTAGCAAGACTTTTTGCGAAGTCGCTTCGTTGTACAGAAAGACTTGCTGATGGTAATGCTTGTGGCAAATGTTCTGCTTGTGAAGATTTCAATACGAGCTCATCAATGAACATTATCGAAATCGATGGTGCTTCGAATAATAGTGTTGAAGATGTACGTGATTTGATTGGAAATATTCAATATGTTCCAACGACAGGTAAATATAAAGTTTATATTATCGATGAAGTTCATATGTTATCGACAAGTGCATTCAACGCACTTTTAAAAACGTTAGAAGAACCACCAAGTCACGCAGTATTTATTCTCGCAACAACTGAACCAGATAAACTTCTTGGAACAGTTCTCTCTCGTTGTCAGAGATTTGATTTTAGAAATGCGGAGATTAAAGATCTCGTTGCACATATTAAGCATATTGCTTCAGTTGAGAATATTAAGTTTGAAAATGATAATTTAATTACTGAGCTTGCAAAACTTGGGAGTGGATCTTTTAGAGACACACTTTCACTACTTGATCAGGTATTAAGTTTTTCTATTGATGGAAATATTACTGAAGAAATTTTTGCGAGATCATTAGGGATTGCAAGAATTGAGACAATGAAGTCAATTATTGATGGAATTGTTAATGGAAATGTAGAAGCATTATCCGCAGCATATAGAAGTGCTCTATATGAAAATGTAAGCGCAAAAAATATTGCGAAAGCAATTCTTGAAACAGCATTTCAAATTGTCATTGCAAAAGACTACAAAGACTTTAATAGAGTAAGTAGCAAGATCAGCGCAGAAAATTTCGAAAAAATTGGGCGTGCAGAAATTTATTGGATCTATGAAGTTCTTTCTACTGATATCACTTGGGCCATTTCATCAATGTGTCCAGAGGATGCCCTCGAACTAGTATTTAGAAAAGTTGCCTTAAGACATGAGTTTATGGCCGAGGTTCAAGGGGGTGCGCAAGTCGCACAGGGAAAGCCGGTAACTAACTCGGTTGCTGCTCCTATTTCAAAGTCAGTTCCAGTTGAGCAACCAGTTTCTAAACTAGAAGTTGTTGAGGCTCCTGTTGAAGTTGTGAAGCCTGAAGCCGAGCCAATTAAAATTGTAATTCCAATGCCAGAGCCCGAATCTACTACTGAAAAGATAGAAGAGGTTGTGGAGGAAGTACAAGCTCCATCAATTGAAAAAGAAAAGTCTAATGAGCCAAAAGATTGGAATGGCTTCTTATCATTTTTAAGATCTGTTTCTCCTGCTGCTAGTGCAAACCTTGAGCAAGGAAACTTACTTTCACCAATTTCGTATACAGCTGAGATGTTATCTGTGGAGCTTGGTTATCCAATGAGCTCAAAAGTTTTTTATGACTATCTCAATGAGAAAGAGGCTTTCGATAAATTGATGAACAATCTTTCAAATTATTTTCAGATTGATCATGGAAAGATTGATCTTAAAATTCAGCTGGTAGGGAAAGAAGAAGCTGAAGAACAACAGTTCAAGTCAAAAATAGAAATTAAGTATGAAGCCGAGCAAGAGCGTTTAAAGCAAATGGAAACTAACTTGGTAAACGATCCAGTGATTAAACATGCTGAGACGATATTTAATTCGAAAGTAGATAAAATTACACTAAACGATAAAAAATAG
- a CDS encoding ATP/GTP-binding protein yields MSFVNYKTKEINCKIVYYGPGLGGKTTNIQYVYKKSAGENKGEMVSLNSENERTIFFDFLPLDLGEIRGFRTRFHLYTVPGQVFYESSRKLILRGVDGVVFVADSQLERMEANIESLKSLQSNLAEQGYDIEKIPLVFQWNKRDLPNVSSVEDMSLTLNQYQRPEFEGVATKGDGVFTTLKSITKLVLMNLKGGL; encoded by the coding sequence GTGTCTTTTGTAAATTACAAGACTAAAGAAATTAATTGTAAGATAGTTTATTACGGCCCAGGCCTGGGTGGTAAGACGACTAATATTCAATACGTATATAAGAAGTCTGCTGGAGAGAATAAGGGAGAGATGGTTTCTCTTAATTCAGAGAATGAAAGAACTATCTTCTTTGATTTTCTTCCATTAGATTTGGGAGAGATTAGAGGATTTAGAACTCGCTTTCATCTCTATACTGTTCCAGGGCAAGTTTTCTATGAATCTTCACGTAAGTTAATCTTACGTGGTGTTGATGGAGTGGTTTTCGTTGCAGATAGCCAGCTTGAAAGAATGGAAGCAAATATCGAAAGTTTAAAAAGCTTGCAGTCTAATCTTGCTGAGCAAGGTTATGATATTGAAAAAATCCCTCTTGTTTTTCAGTGGAACAAAAGAGATCTTCCAAATGTTTCGTCTGTTGAAGATATGAGCTTAACTCTTAATCAGTATCAACGTCCTGAGTTTGAAGGTGTTGCAACTAAGGGCGACGGAGTTTTCACAACTCTAAAATCAATTACGAAGCTTGTTCTGATGAATTTAAAAGGTGGTCTATGA
- the rsmH gene encoding 16S rRNA (cytosine(1402)-N(4))-methyltransferase RsmH has translation MTYTEHYSVLKKECLDLLYEGISDDPSYRPLFADCTFGGGGHSLAIVERDKRSSLISFDQDPDALRNGRELIAARNIGDRLHLVDSNFVHFEEVVKNQKAELLEGHGGLDGVLLDLGVSSHHFDAGDRGFSFRMEAPLDMRMDFDNDEIQTAKDIINNYSGEELSKIFYAFGEEKFTKKIVANILEKRLIAPIETTTELAELIRESYPAKLRYGKIHPATKCFQALRIEVNKELSVLTDVIPQIIPLLKKGGKLLVITFHSLEDRIVKHEFKNYELKEDGVLCEVVTKKPIIPSDEEIKENSRSRSAKLRVLRRIESKRVKSKNKYAQFSKIGEQE, from the coding sequence ATGACATATACGGAACACTACTCTGTATTAAAGAAAGAATGCCTTGATCTATTGTATGAAGGTATTAGTGATGATCCTTCGTATCGTCCGCTTTTTGCTGACTGTACATTTGGGGGAGGCGGTCACTCACTTGCGATTGTCGAAAGAGATAAACGTTCTTCGCTTATTTCTTTTGATCAAGACCCTGATGCATTAAGAAATGGTCGTGAACTAATTGCGGCGAGAAATATTGGGGATAGACTTCATCTCGTCGATTCAAACTTTGTTCATTTTGAAGAAGTGGTAAAGAACCAGAAAGCTGAACTTCTCGAAGGCCATGGTGGTCTCGATGGCGTGTTACTTGATCTCGGTGTTTCCTCTCATCATTTCGATGCTGGTGATAGAGGTTTTTCGTTTCGAATGGAAGCACCTCTCGATATGAGAATGGATTTTGATAATGATGAAATCCAAACAGCAAAAGATATTATTAATAACTATAGTGGTGAAGAACTTTCAAAAATCTTCTATGCCTTTGGTGAAGAGAAATTTACAAAGAAGATTGTTGCAAATATTCTCGAGAAGAGATTAATTGCCCCTATAGAGACAACAACTGAGTTAGCGGAACTTATTCGTGAGAGTTATCCCGCTAAACTACGTTATGGAAAGATACATCCTGCTACTAAATGTTTTCAGGCCTTGAGAATTGAGGTGAATAAGGAGTTATCGGTATTAACCGACGTGATTCCTCAGATAATTCCTTTATTAAAAAAAGGTGGTAAACTATTAGTAATAACATTCCATTCTCTTGAGGATAGGATTGTGAAGCATGAATTTAAAAATTATGAACTTAAAGAAGATGGTGTTCTTTGTGAAGTGGTGACGAAAAAGCCGATTATTCCATCCGATGAGGAAATAAAAGAAAATTCACGCTCAAGAAGTGCTAAACTAAGAGTGCTAAGAAGAATCGAAAGCAAAAGAGTAAAGAGCAAGAATAAGTATGCTCAGTTTTCTAAGATAGGAGAACAAGAATGA
- a CDS encoding YbaB/EbfC family nucleoid-associated protein: protein MSKNMNNLMKQAQQMQQKIATLQKELESREMEVSSGGGAIVIKINGKQELLGIKISKEAVDPTDVETLEDLVLTAVNHAVKESQDMVSKAMSKVTGGLNIPGLF from the coding sequence ATGTCAAAGAACATGAATAACTTAATGAAACAAGCACAACAAATGCAACAGAAGATTGCAACACTTCAAAAGGAACTTGAGTCGCGTGAGATGGAAGTAAGTTCTGGTGGTGGTGCTATTGTTATTAAGATCAATGGTAAGCAAGAACTTCTTGGAATTAAAATTTCTAAAGAAGCTGTTGATCCAACTGATGTCGAAACACTAGAAGATTTAGTTCTAACTGCAGTTAACCACGCTGTTAAGGAATCACAAGATATGGTTTCTAAAGCAATGAGTAAGGTAACTGGTGGATTAAATATTCCTGGATTATTCTAG
- the mtnP gene encoding S-methyl-5'-thioadenosine phosphorylase, translating into MQKLGIIGGSGIYSLDNIKIVAEHIVETPFGAPSDAVIQAEVNGAECYFLPRHARGHKILPHEVNYRANIYALKKLGVDVIISVSAVGSLKEEHAPTHFVLPDQFIDWTKGKRERTFFGEGIVAHVSTAYPVEKVLQERIHKTCMELDINAHKGGSYICIEGPQFSSRAESELYRSFGASVIGMTNVPESYLAKEAGIAYATIAMVTDYDCWKEEHCAVDEIMKVMTTNNQTVQKLILKLIPDLVANPISFVKENAVGVMTPKDLWTEAQKEWMEVILK; encoded by the coding sequence ATGCAAAAGTTAGGTATTATTGGTGGAAGTGGTATTTATTCTTTAGATAATATTAAGATTGTTGCAGAGCATATTGTTGAAACACCATTTGGAGCACCAAGTGATGCAGTTATTCAGGCTGAGGTTAATGGAGCTGAGTGTTACTTTTTGCCAAGGCACGCACGCGGTCATAAAATTCTCCCACATGAAGTAAATTATAGAGCGAATATATATGCCCTTAAAAAATTAGGTGTTGATGTGATCATTAGTGTGTCAGCTGTTGGATCACTGAAAGAAGAGCATGCCCCGACTCACTTTGTACTTCCTGATCAGTTTATTGACTGGACAAAAGGTAAGAGAGAGAGAACTTTCTTTGGTGAAGGTATCGTTGCTCATGTGTCGACAGCTTACCCTGTAGAAAAAGTTCTTCAAGAAAGAATTCATAAAACTTGTATGGAGCTTGATATTAATGCCCATAAAGGCGGAAGTTATATCTGTATCGAAGGCCCACAATTTTCTTCGAGAGCAGAGTCGGAACTATATCGTTCATTCGGAGCTTCAGTTATTGGTATGACAAACGTACCAGAGTCTTATCTTGCGAAAGAGGCGGGAATTGCTTATGCAACAATTGCAATGGTTACAGATTATGACTGTTGGAAAGAAGAGCATTGTGCTGTTGATGAAATTATGAAAGTTATGACAACTAATAATCAAACAGTGCAGAAGTTAATTCTAAAGCTCATCCCAGATCTGGTAGCAAACCCAATTTCATTTGTAAAAGAGAATGCTGTGGGTGTGATGACTCCTAAAGACCTTTGGACAGAAGCTCAAAAAGAGTGGATGGAAGTGATTTTAAAATAA